The following are from one region of the Actinopolyspora halophila DSM 43834 genome:
- the secA gene encoding preprotein translocase subunit SecA has protein sequence MVLSRLLRAGEGKMLKRLRSIAAQINELEDDTVALSDSELRAKTDEFKRRYSDGEQLDKLLPEAFAVVREGGRRTLGNRHFDVQLMGGAALHFGQIAEMKTGEGKTLTCVLPGYLNAVTGSSVHVITVNDYLAKRDSEWMGRIYRFLGMEVAAITADMSPEQRRDAYNADVIYGTNNEFGFDYLRDNMAWSLSECVQRDHNFAIVDEVDSILIDEARTPLIISGPADQSSRWYQEFARMAPMLKRDEHYEVDERKRTVGVTEEGVEIIEDQLGIENLYEAANTPLVGYLNNALKAKELYRKDKDYIVRNGEIAIVDEFTGRVLHGRRYNEGMHQAIEAKEGVEIQAENQTLATITLQNYFRQYDKLAGMTGTAQTEAAEFQSTYKLGVVSVPTNEPMIRKDQPDLIYKSEEAKFEAVAEDIEERHNAGQPVLVGTTSVDRSEYLAKLLTKRGVPHSVLNAKHHESEAGIVAEAGRKGAVTVATNMAGRGTDIVLGGNVDHLADAELRQRGLDPVENREDYEAEWPSVVDKIKEQAETEADEVRDAGGLYVLGTERHESRRIDNQLRGRSGRQGDPGESRFYLSLGDELMRRFNSNMVETVMTRLKVPDDVPIEHKMVTKAIRSAQTQVEQQNMEIRKNVLKYDEVLNQQRSVIYTERRRVLEGEDLRGQVEHMIGDVVKAYVKGATAEGYAEDWDLDQLWTALKSLYPVSIRWQDLAEEDGDISRDRLREAVLADAKEAYERREAEIEEQVGEGAMRELERRVVLSVLDRKWREHLYEMDYLKEGIGLRAMAQRDPLLEYRREGFDMFNAMLEALKEESVSFLFNVQVEAAEPAGGAAEESSVPVSVTQSSDGDGQPSGNGQASGQPSSKRAKKSRNAAGPALSQLAASEQNDQSQVPTALRGNDSTGQQRNLSYSGPSENGEARSDSASEESSDASQQGGTRRERRAAARADAKKNKKR, from the coding sequence ATGGTCCTGTCCCGACTGCTCCGCGCCGGCGAAGGCAAGATGCTCAAACGCCTGCGCTCCATCGCGGCGCAAATCAACGAGCTCGAAGACGACACGGTCGCGCTGTCCGACAGCGAGTTGCGGGCCAAGACCGACGAGTTCAAACGCCGTTACTCCGATGGTGAGCAGCTGGACAAGCTGTTGCCGGAGGCGTTCGCCGTCGTGCGGGAGGGCGGTCGTCGAACCCTCGGGAACAGGCATTTCGACGTCCAGCTCATGGGCGGTGCCGCACTGCACTTCGGCCAGATCGCCGAGATGAAGACCGGTGAGGGGAAGACCCTCACCTGTGTGCTGCCCGGCTACCTCAACGCGGTCACGGGCAGCAGCGTGCACGTCATCACGGTCAACGATTACCTGGCCAAACGTGACTCCGAGTGGATGGGGCGGATATACCGCTTTCTCGGCATGGAGGTCGCCGCGATCACGGCCGACATGAGCCCCGAGCAGCGCAGGGACGCCTACAACGCGGACGTCATCTACGGCACCAACAACGAGTTCGGCTTCGACTACCTGCGCGACAACATGGCCTGGAGCCTGTCGGAGTGCGTCCAGCGCGACCACAACTTCGCGATCGTCGACGAGGTGGACTCGATCCTCATCGACGAGGCGCGGACACCGCTGATCATCTCGGGTCCCGCCGACCAGTCCTCGAGGTGGTACCAGGAATTCGCGCGGATGGCCCCGATGCTCAAACGTGACGAGCACTACGAGGTGGACGAGCGCAAGAGAACGGTCGGTGTCACCGAGGAAGGCGTCGAGATCATCGAGGACCAGCTCGGGATCGAGAACCTCTACGAGGCCGCGAACACCCCGCTCGTCGGTTACCTCAACAACGCGTTGAAGGCCAAGGAGCTGTACCGCAAGGACAAGGACTACATCGTCCGCAACGGCGAGATCGCCATCGTCGACGAGTTCACCGGGCGCGTGCTGCACGGTCGTCGGTACAACGAGGGAATGCACCAGGCGATCGAGGCCAAGGAAGGCGTCGAGATCCAGGCCGAGAACCAGACGCTGGCCACGATCACCCTGCAGAACTACTTCCGGCAGTACGACAAGCTCGCGGGGATGACCGGTACCGCCCAGACGGAGGCGGCCGAGTTCCAGAGCACCTACAAGCTCGGTGTGGTCAGCGTTCCCACGAACGAGCCGATGATCCGCAAGGATCAGCCGGACCTCATCTACAAGAGCGAGGAAGCCAAGTTCGAGGCCGTGGCCGAGGACATCGAGGAGCGGCACAACGCGGGGCAGCCGGTTCTGGTGGGTACGACCAGCGTCGACCGCTCGGAGTACCTGGCCAAGCTGCTCACCAAGCGCGGGGTTCCGCACAGCGTGCTGAACGCCAAGCACCACGAGTCCGAGGCGGGGATCGTCGCCGAGGCTGGTCGCAAGGGAGCGGTCACGGTCGCCACGAACATGGCCGGACGCGGCACCGACATCGTCCTCGGGGGCAACGTCGACCACCTGGCCGACGCCGAACTGCGCCAGCGGGGGCTGGACCCGGTCGAGAACCGCGAGGACTACGAGGCGGAGTGGCCCTCCGTCGTGGACAAGATCAAGGAGCAGGCCGAGACGGAGGCCGATGAGGTCCGCGATGCGGGCGGGCTGTACGTGCTCGGCACCGAACGTCACGAGTCCCGCCGTATCGACAATCAGCTGCGTGGCCGCTCGGGACGTCAGGGTGATCCCGGAGAGTCCAGGTTCTACCTTTCGCTCGGCGACGAGCTGATGCGCAGGTTCAACTCGAACATGGTCGAAACGGTGATGACCCGGCTGAAGGTGCCGGACGACGTCCCGATCGAGCACAAGATGGTCACCAAGGCCATTCGTAGTGCGCAGACCCAGGTCGAACAACAGAACATGGAGATCCGCAAGAACGTCCTCAAGTACGACGAGGTGCTCAACCAGCAGCGTTCGGTGATCTACACCGAGCGCAGGCGTGTTCTCGAGGGCGAGGACCTGCGGGGGCAGGTCGAGCACATGATCGGGGACGTGGTCAAGGCCTACGTCAAGGGCGCGACCGCGGAGGGCTACGCGGAGGACTGGGACCTCGACCAGCTGTGGACGGCGCTGAAGTCGTTGTACCCCGTTTCCATTCGTTGGCAGGACCTCGCCGAGGAAGACGGGGACATCAGCAGGGATCGGCTGCGCGAGGCCGTGCTGGCCGATGCCAAGGAAGCCTACGAGCGTCGCGAAGCCGAGATCGAGGAGCAGGTCGGCGAAGGGGCGATGCGTGAGCTCGAACGCCGCGTCGTGCTGAGCGTCCTGGATCGTAAGTGGCGCGAACACCTCTACGAGATGGACTACCTCAAGGAGGGCATCGGCCTGCGCGCCATGGCCCAGCGGGATCCGCTGCTCGAGTACCGCCGTGAGGGCTTCGACATGTTCAACGCGATGTTGGAGGCCCTCAAGGAGGAGTCGGTCAGCTTCCTGTTCAACGTGCAGGTCGAAGCGGCCGAGCCCGCGGGGGGCGCGGCCGAGGAGTCGTCGGTGCCGGTCTCGGTCACCCAGTCCTCCGACGGAGACGGTCAGCCGAGCGGCAATGGTCAGGCCTCCGGGCAGCCCAGTTCGAAACGCGCGAAGAAGTCGCGCAACGCCGCCGGTCCCGCGCTGAGCCAACTCGCCGCGTCCGAGCAGAACGATCAGTCGCAGGTGCCCACGGCGTTGCGTGGTAATGATTCGACCGGACAGCAGCGGAACTTGAGCTATTCGGGTCCCTCCGAGAACGGAGAGGCGCGCAGCGACAGCGCTTCCGAGGAGTCCTCCGATGCGTCCCAGCAGGGTGGAACCAGGCGGGAACGTCGTGCCGCTGCCCGCGCCGATGCCAAGAAGAACAAGAAGCGCTGA
- a CDS encoding Rv3235 family protein, producing MHVPAAQRTRQNPLQTTPRTSASGKTAASPRHESRTPPTYSASALADRAGNHLVEVLAGRRPLHQIRQWLSRPVASLLATLVRSGSLLHDRTRLSSVHACLTSSTTVEACLVVDEVERHRALTIRLEQQRMSWCCTLLALV from the coding sequence ATGCATGTGCCGGCCGCACAGCGAACCCGTCAGAACCCCCTCCAGACCACACCCCGGACGTCGGCCTCCGGAAAAACAGCCGCGAGCCCACGGCACGAAAGCAGAACACCACCGACCTACTCCGCTTCGGCGCTGGCGGACCGGGCCGGAAACCATCTCGTCGAGGTGTTGGCCGGACGCAGACCGCTGCACCAGATACGCCAATGGCTCAGCAGGCCGGTGGCGAGTCTGTTGGCCACCCTCGTCCGTTCCGGAAGTCTCCTGCACGACCGAACCCGGTTGAGCTCGGTGCACGCCTGCCTGACCAGCTCCACCACCGTGGAGGCCTGTCTGGTCGTGGACGAGGTCGAAAGACACCGGGCGTTGACCATACGTCTGGAACAGCAGCGGATGAGTTGGTGCTGCACACTGCTCGCCCTGGTGTGA
- a CDS encoding HAD-IA family hydrolase, with the protein MTGTELAALIVDCGGVLDDPGWGLVRNGTTEGLNPLAYEVRRLRTSGVAVALLSNGDSVPEELARAGLFDSVVLSGEVGMSKPDPAVYRYTAGLLGVSPRRCVFLDDLGGNVAAAVDAGMVGILHREVERTRNELAVLFDLEDSS; encoded by the coding sequence GTGACGGGAACGGAACTTGCTGCGCTGATCGTGGACTGTGGAGGGGTGCTGGACGATCCCGGCTGGGGCCTCGTGAGGAACGGGACGACGGAGGGGTTGAACCCGCTCGCCTACGAAGTGCGGCGTTTGCGGACTTCGGGCGTGGCTGTCGCTCTGTTGTCCAATGGGGATTCCGTGCCCGAGGAGCTGGCGCGGGCCGGCTTGTTCGACAGCGTGGTGTTGTCGGGCGAGGTGGGCATGAGCAAACCGGACCCCGCCGTCTACCGGTACACGGCGGGGTTGCTCGGGGTCTCGCCGCGGCGCTGCGTGTTTCTCGACGATCTCGGCGGCAATGTCGCGGCCGCCGTGGACGCGGGGATGGTCGGGATCCTGCATCGGGAGGTCGAACGGACGCGGAACGAACTGGCCGTGCTCTTCGACCTCGAGGATTCGTCGTAA